One segment of Takifugu rubripes chromosome 5, fTakRub1.2, whole genome shotgun sequence DNA contains the following:
- the scn4ab gene encoding sodium channel protein type 4 subunit alpha B isoform X3, which produces MRTLLPPVGSEVFRRFTQSSLNEIQQKQQIREEERKRTNAQVSEELPEPASDLEAGKPLPFIYGEPPHELLNVPLEDIDPFYQSQKTFIVLSKGNIIYRFNAESSLYLLSPFNALRIVAIKILIHSLFSLFIMATILTNCAFMTLSDPPAWSKTMEYVFTFIYTFEATIKILSRGFCVGKFTFLKDPWNWLDFMVISMAYLTELVDLGNVSVLRTFRVLRALKTITVIPGLKTIVGALIQSVRKLADAMVLTVFCLSVFALIGLQLFMGNLRQKCVLIPQWLYGNLTFDINSTNGYYGNDTHDNGTKSKHLEFEFERHINNPDNYYYLTGQGDPLLCGNSSDAGVCPESYVCLKVGANPNYGYTSYDSFGWAFLALFRLMTQDFWENLFQLTLRTAGKTYMIFFVVVIFLGSFYLINLILAVVAMAYAEQNEATLAEAKEKEEEYIHILEALKKREEEQAARKEPHSTVEGFEDDHRLCPPCWYAFANIFLKWDCCGCWRHLKECLYAIVMDPFVDLGITICIILNTVFMAMEHYPMSADFEELLSVGNLVFTGIFTGEMVFKILAMDPYFYFQVGWNIFDSIIVTISLVELGLANVQGLSVLRSFRLMRVFKLAKSWPTLNMLIKIIGNSVGALGNLTLVLAIIVFIFAVVGMQLFGKNYKDCVCRISEDCVLPRWHMNDFFHAFLIIFRVLCGEWIESMWDCMEVSGQTMCLIVFMMVLVIGNLVVLNLFLALLLSSFSGDNLTTQDDEGENNLQIAINRINRAMSWTKTYILLYVYTLTESNLNQHFAVSDDEEQRRVKDILALTSVSSDKLVSHHCGNDFFRVPIAEAESDSDDSDYDEDKDSQCDESSVCSSVQKPEVQEEEMDENCVAKTPTDCWTKKCYSRCPFLDIDTSQGRGKIWCNIRRTCFSIVENNYFESFIVFMILLSSGALAFEDIYLEKHQLIKSILEYADKVFTYVFVMEMVLKWFAYGFKSYFSNAWCWLDFLIVDVSLVSLTANILGYSELGAIKSLRTLRALRPLRALSRFEGMRVVVNALVGAVPSIFNVLLVCLIFWLIFSIMGVNLFAGKFSYCFNETSQEIIDTKVVDNKTECIALIKANFTEVRWKNVKVNYDNVGIGYLSLLQVATFKGWTDIMYAAVDSRDVESQPIYEVNLYMYLYFVIFIIFGSFFTLNLFIGVIIDNFNQQKAKLGGQDIFMTEEQKKYYNAMKKLGSKKPQKPVPRPENPFQGLVFDLVTKQIFDVFIMVLICLNMVTMMVETDEQSDKKEEVLYWINVVFILIFTTECTLKIIALRRHYFSIGWNIFDFVVVILSILGLLLADIIEKYFVSPTLFRVIRLARIGRVLRLIRGAKGIRTLLFALMMSLPALFNIGLLLFLIMFIFSIFGMSNFAYVKKEALIDDMFNFETFGNSMICLFMITTSAGWDGLLSPIMNTPPDCDPNVENPGTTVRGNCGSPAIGIAFFSTYIIMSFLVVVNMFIAIILENFNVATEESSDPLCEDDFEMFYETWEKFDPDASQFIQYSKLSDFCDTLKEPLRIPQPNTIKLISMDLPLVPGDRIHCMDILLALTAEVLGDSDEMDTLKATMEEKFMANNPSKNHNPQHERTQQDL; this is translated from the exons ATGAGAActctactgccccctgttggttCAGAGGTCTTCAGGCGCTTCACACAGTCCTCACTTAATGAAAtccaacaaaagcaacaaatcagagaggaagaaaggaaaagaacaaaTGCACAG GTATCAGAGGAACTCCCAGAGCCAGCCAGTGACCTGGAAGCTGGGAAGCCACTCCCATTCATTTATGGTGAACCACCCCATGAACTTCTCAATGTACCTCTAGAGGACATAGATCCCTTCTACCAATCACAGAAg aCATTCATCGTGTTAAGTAAAGGAAACATCATCTACAGATTTAATGCTGAGTCATCTCTGTACCTGCTTAGTCCATTTAACGCTTTGCGAATAGTTGCCATCAAGATTCTTATTCATTC TTTATTCAGTTTGTTCATCATGGCAACAATTCTGACCAACTGTGCGTTCATGACACTGAGTGATCCTCCGGCATGGAGCAAAACTATGGa GTATGTGTTTACATTCATCTACACATTTGAAGCCACCATAAAAATTCTGTCAAGGGGCTTTTGTGTAGGAAAATTCACCTTTCTGAAAGACCCCTGGAACTGGCTGGACTTCATGGTCATAAGTATGGC ATATTTAACTGAGTTGGTAGATTTAGGAAACGTTTCTGTCTTGAGGACTTTCAGGGTTCTTCGAGCTTTGAAGACCATTACAGTCATTCCAG GTCTGAAGACAATCGTCGGAGCTCTCATCCAATCAGTGAGGAAGCTGGCTGATGCCATGGTCCTGACTGTGTTTTGTCTCAGTGTCTTTGCCTTGATTGGTCTACAGCTCTTCATGGGAAACCTACGGCAAAAATGTGTTCTAATCCCACAATGGCTGTATGGTAACCTCACTTTTGACATCAATTCTACCAATGGTTACTATGGTAATGATACCCATGACAATGGTACAAAAAGCAAACACTTGGAGTTTGAGTTTGAAAGGCACATCAACAACCCAG ATAACTATTACTATCTGACTGGTCAAGGAGATCCTCTGCTGTGTGGAAACAGTTCTGATGCTGG GGTCTGCCCAGAGAGTTACGTTTGTCTGAAAGTTGGCGCAAATCCAAACTATGGCTACACTAGTTACGACTCCTTTGGTTGGGCGTTCTTGGCTCTTTTCCGGCTGATGACTCAGGACTTCTGGGAAAATCTTTTCCAGCTG ACACTGCGAACAGCTGGGAAAACCTACATGATCTTCTTTGTAGTGGTCATCTTTCTTGGTTCATTTTACCTGATTAACCTGATCCTGgctgtggttgccatggcatATGCTGAGCAGAATGAGGCCACTTTGGCTGAGgccaaagaaaaagaggaagaatacATTCACATTCTGGAAGCactgaagaagagggaggaagag CAGGCAGCCAGGAAAGAACCACACAGTACTGTGGAAG GTTTTGAGGATGACCACAGACTATGTCCTCCATGTTGGTATGCCTTTGCAAACATCTTCCTAAAGTGGGATTGTTGTGGCTGTTGGCGACATTTGAAAGAGTGTCTCTATGCCATTGTCATGGACCCATTTGTAGATCTAGGCATCACCATCTGTATCATCCTTAATACTGTCTTCATGGCCATGGAGCATTATCCAATGTCTGCAGACTTTGAGGAGCTTCTGAGTGTTGGAAATTTG GTCTTCACAGGTATCTTCACAGGTGAGATGGTTTTTAAAATTCTGGCAATGGACCCATACTTCTACTTCCAG GTGGGTTGGAACATTTTTGACAGTATCATCGTTACCATAAGTCTGGTGGAGCTGGGACTGGCGAATGTTCAGGGCTTGTCTGTGCTGCGCTCCTTCAGATTG ATGCGCGTGTTTAAGCTTGCCAAATCATGGCCAACCCTCAACATGTTAATTAAGATCATTGGAAACTCTGTCGGTGCTTTGGGGAACCTGACTCTGGTCTTAGCAATCATCGtcttcatctttgctgtggTTGGGATGCAACTCTTTGGAAAGAACTACAAAGACTGCGTTTGTCGTATTTCAGAAGACTGTGTGCTCCCTCGCTGGCACATGAATGACTTTTTCCATGCATTCCTCATCATCTTTAGAGTCCTGTGTGGAGAGTGGATTGAGTCCATGTGGGACTGCATGGAAGTGTCTGGTCAGACTATGTGTCTGATTGTCTTCATGATGGTCCTTGTCATTGGAAACCTAGTG GTCCTGAACCTGTTCCTGGCCTTATTGCTGAGCTCATTCAGTGGTGATAATCTTACTACTCAAGATGATGAAGGAGAAAATAATTTGCAAATTGCTATAAACCGGATCAACAGAGCTATGTCCTGGACAAAGACTTATATTCTGCTATACGTCTACACTTTAACTGAGAGTAATCTTAATCAACATTTTGCTG TgtctgatgatgaagaacaaAGAAGAGTAAAAGACATTTTAGCATTGACCTCTGTGTCCTCTGACAAGTTGGTGTCGCATCACTGTGGCAATGACTTCTTCAGAGTCCCCATTGCAGAGGCTGAGTCTGACTCTGATGATTCTGATTATGATGAGGACAAGGACTCTCAA tGTGATGAGTCATCAGTTTGCAGCTCTGTGCAGAAACCCGAagttcaggaggaggaaatggatGAAAACTGTGTTGCAAAAACACCTACGGACTGCTGGACTAAAa AGTGTTATAGTCGTTGTCCATTCTTGGACATAGACACATCCCAGGGCAGAGGAAAGATCTGGTGCAACATCAGAAGGACCTGCTTTTCCATTGTGGAAAACAACTATTTTGAGTCCTTCATAGTCTTCATGATCTTGCTGAGCAGCGGTGCTCTG GCTTTTGAGGATATCTACCTGGAGAAGCATCAACTCATAAAGTCTATCCTTGAGTATGCAGACAAGGTGTTCACTTACGTATTCGTGATGGAGATGGTTCTCAAGTGGTTTGCCTATGGATTCAAGTCTTACTTCAGCAATGCCTGGTGCTGGCTTGATTTCCTCATTGTAGAT GTATCTTTGGTTTCTCTGACAGCGAACATCCTGGGTTACTCTGAGCTGGGTGCCATCAAGTCTCTCAGGACTCTAAGGGCTCTGAGGCCCCTTAGGGCCCTATCTCGCTTTGAGGGAATGAGG GTGGTGGTCAATGCCTTGGTTGGAGCAGTACCctccatttttaatgttttattggtGTGTCTAATCTTTTGGCTGATCTTCAGCATCATGGGAGTGAATCTGTTTGCGGGAAAGTTTTCTTACTGTTTTAATGAGACTTCTCAAGAAATAATTGATACAAAAGTTGTTGACAACAAGACGGAATGCATTGCTCTGATCAAGGCAAACTTTACCGAGGTCCGCTGGAAGAATGTGAAGGTCAACTATGACAATGTTGGGATTGGGTACCTGTCTCTGCTGCAAGTG GCCACATTTAAAGGCTGGACGGACATAATGTATGCAGCGGTGGATTCCAGAGAT gtggaaTCACAGCCAATATATGAAGTTAATCTCTACATGTACCTTTACtttgtcatcttcatcatctttggcTCCTTCTTTACGTTGAACCTCTTCATTGGAGTTATCATCGACAACTTCAATCAACAAAAAGCAAAG ttAGGAGGACAAGACATTTTTATgacagaagaacaaaaaaaatattacaATGCCATGAAGAAACTGGGCTCTAAGAAACCTCAGAAACCAGTTCCCCGACCTGAG AATCCATTTCAAGGTCTGGTGTTTGACCTGGTTACCAAACAaatttttgatgttttcatcatGGTGTTGATCTGCCTCAACATGGTGACCATGATGGTAGAGACAGATGAGCAGAGTGACAAGAAAGAAGAGGTCCTGTACTGGATCAATGtggtcttcatcctcatctttaCCACGGAGTGTACACTCAAGATAATTGCACTCCGTCGACACTATTTCTCCATTGGCTGGAACATcttcgactttgtggttgtcaTCCTCTCTATTCTAG GCCTCCTCCTTGCAGACATCATAGAGAAATACTTTGTTTCTCCCACACTGTTTCGAGTGATTCGATTAGCTCGTATTGGCCGGGTGCTTCGTCTCATCCGTGGAGCCAAAGGGATTCGGACGCTGCTATTTGCCCTCATGATGTCACTCCCTGCCCTTTTTAACATtggtctccttctcttcctcatcATGTTCATCTTCTCTATCTTTGGCATGTCTAACTTTGCATATGTGAAGAAGGAGGCCCTGATTGATGATATGTTTAACTTTGAAACGTTTGGGAACAGCATGATCTGTTTGTTTATGATCACCACCTCAGCTGGATGGGATGGTCTGCTGAGTCCCATCATGAACACCCCCCCAGATTGTGACCCCAACGTAGAAAACCCAGGAACAACAGTTAGAGGGAACTGTGGCAGCCCAGCTATTGGCATTGCCTTCTTCTCCACTTACATCATCATGTCATTCCTGGTCGTGGTCAACATGTTCATAGCTATCATCTTGGAAAATTTCAATGTGGCTACAGAGGAGAGCAGTGATCCACTGTGTGAAGATGATTTTGAGATGTTTTATGAAACTTGGGAAAAGTTTGACCCTGATGCTTCACAGTTTATACAGTACAG TAAACTTTCAGATTTCTGCGACACACTAAAGGAACCTCTGAGAATTCCTCAGCCAAATACCATCAAATTAATTAGCATGGATCTCCCTCTCGTACCTGGAGATAGGATCCACTGTATGGACATTTTGCTTGCACTAACGGCAGAG GTTTTGGGTGATTCAGATGAGATGGATACCCTCAAAGCCACCATGGAGGAGAAGTTTATGGCCAACAATCCTTCCAAG
- the scn4ab gene encoding sodium channel protein type 4 subunit alpha B isoform X1: MRTLLPPVGSEVFRRFTQSSLNEIQQKQQIREEERKRTNAQVSEELPEPASDLEAGKPLPFIYGEPPHELLNVPLEDIDPFYQSQKTFIVLSKGNIIYRFNAESSLYLLSPFNALRIVAIKILIHSLFSLFIMATILTNCAFMTLSDPPAWSKTMEYVFTFIYTFEATIKILSRGFCVGKFTFLKDPWNWLDFMVISMAYLTELVDLGNVSVLRTFRVLRALKTITVIPGLKTIVGALIQSVRKLADAMVLTVFCLSVFALIGLQLFMGNLRQKCVLIPQWLYGNLTFDINSTNGYYGNDTHDNGTKSKHLEFEFERHINNPDNYYYLTGQGDPLLCGNSSDAGVCPESYVCLKVGANPNYGYTSYDSFGWAFLALFRLMTQDFWENLFQLTLRTAGKTYMIFFVVVIFLGSFYLINLILAVVAMAYAEQNEATLAEAKEKEEEYIHILEALKKREEEQAARKEPHSTVEGFEDDHRLCPPCWYAFANIFLKWDCCGCWRHLKECLYAIVMDPFVDLGITICIILNTVFMAMEHYPMSADFEELLSVGNLVFTGIFTGEMVFKILAMDPYFYFQVGWNIFDSIIVTISLVELGLANVQGLSVLRSFRLMRVFKLAKSWPTLNMLIKIIGNSVGALGNLTLVLAIIVFIFAVVGMQLFGKNYKDCVCRISEDCVLPRWHMNDFFHAFLIIFRVLCGEWIESMWDCMEVSGQTMCLIVFMMVLVIGNLVVLNLFLALLLSSFSGDNLTTQDDEGENNLQIAINRINRAMSWTKTYILLYVYTLTESNLNQHFAVSDDEEQRRVKDILALTSVSSDKLVSHHCGNDFFRVPIAEAESDSDDSDYDEDKDSQCDESSVCSSVQKPEVQEEEMDENCVAKTPTDCWTKKCYSRCPFLDIDTSQGRGKIWCNIRRTCFSIVENNYFESFIVFMILLSSGALAFEDIYLEKHQLIKSILEYADKVFTYVFVMEMVLKWFAYGFKSYFSNAWCWLDFLIVDVSLVSLTANILGYSELGAIKSLRTLRALRPLRALSRFEGMRVVVNALVGAVPSIFNVLLVCLIFWLIFSIMGVNLFAGKFSYCFNETSQEIIDTKVVDNKTECIALIKANFTEVRWKNVKVNYDNVGIGYLSLLQVATFKGWTDIMYAAVDSRDVESQPIYEVNLYMYLYFVIFIIFGSFFTLNLFIGVIIDNFNQQKAKLGGQDIFMTEEQKKYYNAMKKLGSKKPQKPVPRPENPFQGLVFDLVTKQIFDVFIMVLICLNMVTMMVETDEQSDKKEEVLYWINVVFILIFTTECTLKIIALRRHYFSIGWNIFDFVVVILSILGLLLADIIEKYFVSPTLFRVIRLARIGRVLRLIRGAKGIRTLLFALMMSLPALFNIGLLLFLIMFIFSIFGMSNFAYVKKEALIDDMFNFETFGNSMICLFMITTSAGWDGLLSPIMNTPPDCDPNVENPGTTVRGNCGSPAIGIAFFSTYIIMSFLVVVNMFIAIILENFNVATEESSDPLCEDDFEMFYETWEKFDPDASQFIQYSKLSDFCDTLKEPLRIPQPNTIKLISMDLPLVPGDRIHCMDILLALTAEVLGDSDEMDTLKATMEEKFMANNPSKVSYEPISSTLLRKEEEVAATVIQRAYRKYLLLRTVRLASFMYREKTEGRGKEKAPETTGLLCKQFSQLYGFNKETDEPLQSKANRLGQVELQSEVLLHAVPPLRSSEFLQERDQRETSV, encoded by the exons ATGAGAActctactgccccctgttggttCAGAGGTCTTCAGGCGCTTCACACAGTCCTCACTTAATGAAAtccaacaaaagcaacaaatcagagaggaagaaaggaaaagaacaaaTGCACAG GTATCAGAGGAACTCCCAGAGCCAGCCAGTGACCTGGAAGCTGGGAAGCCACTCCCATTCATTTATGGTGAACCACCCCATGAACTTCTCAATGTACCTCTAGAGGACATAGATCCCTTCTACCAATCACAGAAg aCATTCATCGTGTTAAGTAAAGGAAACATCATCTACAGATTTAATGCTGAGTCATCTCTGTACCTGCTTAGTCCATTTAACGCTTTGCGAATAGTTGCCATCAAGATTCTTATTCATTC TTTATTCAGTTTGTTCATCATGGCAACAATTCTGACCAACTGTGCGTTCATGACACTGAGTGATCCTCCGGCATGGAGCAAAACTATGGa GTATGTGTTTACATTCATCTACACATTTGAAGCCACCATAAAAATTCTGTCAAGGGGCTTTTGTGTAGGAAAATTCACCTTTCTGAAAGACCCCTGGAACTGGCTGGACTTCATGGTCATAAGTATGGC ATATTTAACTGAGTTGGTAGATTTAGGAAACGTTTCTGTCTTGAGGACTTTCAGGGTTCTTCGAGCTTTGAAGACCATTACAGTCATTCCAG GTCTGAAGACAATCGTCGGAGCTCTCATCCAATCAGTGAGGAAGCTGGCTGATGCCATGGTCCTGACTGTGTTTTGTCTCAGTGTCTTTGCCTTGATTGGTCTACAGCTCTTCATGGGAAACCTACGGCAAAAATGTGTTCTAATCCCACAATGGCTGTATGGTAACCTCACTTTTGACATCAATTCTACCAATGGTTACTATGGTAATGATACCCATGACAATGGTACAAAAAGCAAACACTTGGAGTTTGAGTTTGAAAGGCACATCAACAACCCAG ATAACTATTACTATCTGACTGGTCAAGGAGATCCTCTGCTGTGTGGAAACAGTTCTGATGCTGG GGTCTGCCCAGAGAGTTACGTTTGTCTGAAAGTTGGCGCAAATCCAAACTATGGCTACACTAGTTACGACTCCTTTGGTTGGGCGTTCTTGGCTCTTTTCCGGCTGATGACTCAGGACTTCTGGGAAAATCTTTTCCAGCTG ACACTGCGAACAGCTGGGAAAACCTACATGATCTTCTTTGTAGTGGTCATCTTTCTTGGTTCATTTTACCTGATTAACCTGATCCTGgctgtggttgccatggcatATGCTGAGCAGAATGAGGCCACTTTGGCTGAGgccaaagaaaaagaggaagaatacATTCACATTCTGGAAGCactgaagaagagggaggaagag CAGGCAGCCAGGAAAGAACCACACAGTACTGTGGAAG GTTTTGAGGATGACCACAGACTATGTCCTCCATGTTGGTATGCCTTTGCAAACATCTTCCTAAAGTGGGATTGTTGTGGCTGTTGGCGACATTTGAAAGAGTGTCTCTATGCCATTGTCATGGACCCATTTGTAGATCTAGGCATCACCATCTGTATCATCCTTAATACTGTCTTCATGGCCATGGAGCATTATCCAATGTCTGCAGACTTTGAGGAGCTTCTGAGTGTTGGAAATTTG GTCTTCACAGGTATCTTCACAGGTGAGATGGTTTTTAAAATTCTGGCAATGGACCCATACTTCTACTTCCAG GTGGGTTGGAACATTTTTGACAGTATCATCGTTACCATAAGTCTGGTGGAGCTGGGACTGGCGAATGTTCAGGGCTTGTCTGTGCTGCGCTCCTTCAGATTG ATGCGCGTGTTTAAGCTTGCCAAATCATGGCCAACCCTCAACATGTTAATTAAGATCATTGGAAACTCTGTCGGTGCTTTGGGGAACCTGACTCTGGTCTTAGCAATCATCGtcttcatctttgctgtggTTGGGATGCAACTCTTTGGAAAGAACTACAAAGACTGCGTTTGTCGTATTTCAGAAGACTGTGTGCTCCCTCGCTGGCACATGAATGACTTTTTCCATGCATTCCTCATCATCTTTAGAGTCCTGTGTGGAGAGTGGATTGAGTCCATGTGGGACTGCATGGAAGTGTCTGGTCAGACTATGTGTCTGATTGTCTTCATGATGGTCCTTGTCATTGGAAACCTAGTG GTCCTGAACCTGTTCCTGGCCTTATTGCTGAGCTCATTCAGTGGTGATAATCTTACTACTCAAGATGATGAAGGAGAAAATAATTTGCAAATTGCTATAAACCGGATCAACAGAGCTATGTCCTGGACAAAGACTTATATTCTGCTATACGTCTACACTTTAACTGAGAGTAATCTTAATCAACATTTTGCTG TgtctgatgatgaagaacaaAGAAGAGTAAAAGACATTTTAGCATTGACCTCTGTGTCCTCTGACAAGTTGGTGTCGCATCACTGTGGCAATGACTTCTTCAGAGTCCCCATTGCAGAGGCTGAGTCTGACTCTGATGATTCTGATTATGATGAGGACAAGGACTCTCAA tGTGATGAGTCATCAGTTTGCAGCTCTGTGCAGAAACCCGAagttcaggaggaggaaatggatGAAAACTGTGTTGCAAAAACACCTACGGACTGCTGGACTAAAa AGTGTTATAGTCGTTGTCCATTCTTGGACATAGACACATCCCAGGGCAGAGGAAAGATCTGGTGCAACATCAGAAGGACCTGCTTTTCCATTGTGGAAAACAACTATTTTGAGTCCTTCATAGTCTTCATGATCTTGCTGAGCAGCGGTGCTCTG GCTTTTGAGGATATCTACCTGGAGAAGCATCAACTCATAAAGTCTATCCTTGAGTATGCAGACAAGGTGTTCACTTACGTATTCGTGATGGAGATGGTTCTCAAGTGGTTTGCCTATGGATTCAAGTCTTACTTCAGCAATGCCTGGTGCTGGCTTGATTTCCTCATTGTAGAT GTATCTTTGGTTTCTCTGACAGCGAACATCCTGGGTTACTCTGAGCTGGGTGCCATCAAGTCTCTCAGGACTCTAAGGGCTCTGAGGCCCCTTAGGGCCCTATCTCGCTTTGAGGGAATGAGG GTGGTGGTCAATGCCTTGGTTGGAGCAGTACCctccatttttaatgttttattggtGTGTCTAATCTTTTGGCTGATCTTCAGCATCATGGGAGTGAATCTGTTTGCGGGAAAGTTTTCTTACTGTTTTAATGAGACTTCTCAAGAAATAATTGATACAAAAGTTGTTGACAACAAGACGGAATGCATTGCTCTGATCAAGGCAAACTTTACCGAGGTCCGCTGGAAGAATGTGAAGGTCAACTATGACAATGTTGGGATTGGGTACCTGTCTCTGCTGCAAGTG GCCACATTTAAAGGCTGGACGGACATAATGTATGCAGCGGTGGATTCCAGAGAT gtggaaTCACAGCCAATATATGAAGTTAATCTCTACATGTACCTTTACtttgtcatcttcatcatctttggcTCCTTCTTTACGTTGAACCTCTTCATTGGAGTTATCATCGACAACTTCAATCAACAAAAAGCAAAG ttAGGAGGACAAGACATTTTTATgacagaagaacaaaaaaaatattacaATGCCATGAAGAAACTGGGCTCTAAGAAACCTCAGAAACCAGTTCCCCGACCTGAG AATCCATTTCAAGGTCTGGTGTTTGACCTGGTTACCAAACAaatttttgatgttttcatcatGGTGTTGATCTGCCTCAACATGGTGACCATGATGGTAGAGACAGATGAGCAGAGTGACAAGAAAGAAGAGGTCCTGTACTGGATCAATGtggtcttcatcctcatctttaCCACGGAGTGTACACTCAAGATAATTGCACTCCGTCGACACTATTTCTCCATTGGCTGGAACATcttcgactttgtggttgtcaTCCTCTCTATTCTAG GCCTCCTCCTTGCAGACATCATAGAGAAATACTTTGTTTCTCCCACACTGTTTCGAGTGATTCGATTAGCTCGTATTGGCCGGGTGCTTCGTCTCATCCGTGGAGCCAAAGGGATTCGGACGCTGCTATTTGCCCTCATGATGTCACTCCCTGCCCTTTTTAACATtggtctccttctcttcctcatcATGTTCATCTTCTCTATCTTTGGCATGTCTAACTTTGCATATGTGAAGAAGGAGGCCCTGATTGATGATATGTTTAACTTTGAAACGTTTGGGAACAGCATGATCTGTTTGTTTATGATCACCACCTCAGCTGGATGGGATGGTCTGCTGAGTCCCATCATGAACACCCCCCCAGATTGTGACCCCAACGTAGAAAACCCAGGAACAACAGTTAGAGGGAACTGTGGCAGCCCAGCTATTGGCATTGCCTTCTTCTCCACTTACATCATCATGTCATTCCTGGTCGTGGTCAACATGTTCATAGCTATCATCTTGGAAAATTTCAATGTGGCTACAGAGGAGAGCAGTGATCCACTGTGTGAAGATGATTTTGAGATGTTTTATGAAACTTGGGAAAAGTTTGACCCTGATGCTTCACAGTTTATACAGTACAG TAAACTTTCAGATTTCTGCGACACACTAAAGGAACCTCTGAGAATTCCTCAGCCAAATACCATCAAATTAATTAGCATGGATCTCCCTCTCGTACCTGGAGATAGGATCCACTGTATGGACATTTTGCTTGCACTAACGGCAGAG GTTTTGGGTGATTCAGATGAGATGGATACCCTCAAAGCCACCATGGAGGAGAAGTTTATGGCCAACAATCCTTCCAAG GTTTCATATGAACCAATCAGCAGCACCCTGctcaggaaagaagaagaagtggcAGCAACAGTTATCCAAAGAGCATATAGGAAATATCTCCTGCTGCGAACAGTCAGACTGGCGTCCTTCATGTACCGAGAGAAGACAGAAGGCCGGGGGAAGGAAAAAGCGCCTGAAACCACGGGACTTCTGTGTAAACAATTCAGTCAGTTGTATGGATTTAACAAAGAGACTGATGAGCCACTGCAAAGCAAAGCTAATAGGCTGGGCCAGGTGGAGCTTCAGAGCGAGGTGCTCCTCCACGCTGTTCCTCCACTCAGATCCTCTGAGTTCCTCCAGGAAAGAGACCAAAGGGAGACTTCAGTCTGA